One region of SAR324 cluster bacterium genomic DNA includes:
- a CDS encoding elongation factor G: protein MTMREEARKEISRFRNIGISAHIDSGKTTLTERILYYAGKIHKIEEVRGGGAGAKMDHMELEKEKGITITSAATQVAWNNTKINIIDTPGHVDFTIEVERSLRVLDGAILVLCGVAGIQSQSITVDRQMKRYRVPRIAFVNKLDRMGANPKRGIKGLREILGLNAVPIQIPIGLEDDHAGVVDLITMKAIYFDGEKGETVRVATIPEDLLDDAQIARAEMLEAISMFDDQMMEDLLEEKEIAEASIHAAIKKGVQSLKLCPVMMGSAFKNKGVQTLLDAVVKYLPSPIEAEPNKATNLKDGGVVALQCDPDQPLVVMAFKLTEEQFGQLTYTRVYQGTLKKGEQITNARTGKKLRVGRMVRMHANDRENIDEAKAGDIVAMVGVECASGDTFCGDEIRVSCESIHVPDAVISLAVKGKDNDAHLKMSKALGRFMREDPTFRVKFDEESSETHIYGMGELHLEIYIERMKREYGVDVIVGAPQVNYREAITRPADFDYLHKKQSGGSGQFAGVSGSIEPLPLDHETGFEFVNAIFGGSIPGEHIGACEKGFRDVMDKGPLAAFPVVGIKVTLKDGKYHDVDSSDLAYQLASRGGMKQAIAKAGAVLLEPIMKVEVETPSEYQGNIIGDLSSRRGVIYGTDIKDDDTVITAGVPLAEMFGYATQLRSMSAGKSNYSMEFEKYAITPSFIQEKIIKARLEKLKEDE, encoded by the coding sequence ATGACCATGAGAGAAGAGGCAAGAAAAGAAATCAGTCGTTTTCGCAATATCGGCATATCAGCACATATCGACAGTGGTAAAACAACACTGACAGAACGTATTTTGTACTATGCTGGAAAAATCCACAAAATCGAAGAAGTGCGTGGTGGTGGAGCTGGTGCAAAAATGGACCACATGGAGCTCGAAAAAGAAAAAGGAATCACCATCACCTCAGCCGCAACACAAGTTGCCTGGAACAACACCAAAATCAATATTATTGACACTCCCGGACACGTTGATTTTACCATTGAAGTAGAACGCTCACTCCGGGTTCTGGATGGTGCCATTCTGGTTTTATGCGGTGTTGCCGGAATTCAGTCCCAATCCATCACCGTTGACCGTCAAATGAAACGGTACCGGGTTCCCAGGATCGCGTTTGTCAACAAACTGGACCGTATGGGCGCCAATCCCAAACGAGGAATCAAAGGACTTCGCGAAATTCTTGGTTTAAATGCGGTACCCATTCAAATTCCTATTGGTCTGGAAGATGATCATGCCGGAGTTGTCGACTTAATCACCATGAAAGCCATATATTTTGATGGTGAAAAAGGCGAAACAGTCCGTGTTGCAACCATTCCGGAAGATTTGCTGGATGACGCTCAGATCGCACGTGCGGAAATGCTGGAAGCCATCTCCATGTTTGATGATCAAATGATGGAAGATCTGCTGGAAGAAAAAGAAATTGCCGAAGCCAGTATTCATGCCGCCATCAAAAAAGGCGTTCAATCCCTTAAACTGTGTCCTGTGATGATGGGTAGCGCCTTCAAAAATAAAGGTGTTCAAACCTTGCTGGATGCTGTAGTCAAATATCTTCCAAGCCCCATTGAAGCTGAACCTAACAAAGCTACCAATCTGAAAGATGGCGGCGTTGTCGCTCTTCAGTGCGATCCGGACCAACCATTGGTTGTCATGGCCTTCAAACTGACTGAAGAACAATTTGGACAATTGACCTACACCCGTGTTTATCAGGGCACCTTGAAAAAAGGCGAACAGATCACCAATGCCCGAACCGGCAAAAAACTGCGGGTTGGACGCATGGTCCGAATGCATGCCAATGATCGGGAAAATATTGATGAAGCCAAAGCTGGTGATATTGTAGCCATGGTGGGTGTTGAGTGTGCGTCTGGAGACACTTTCTGCGGTGATGAAATCCGTGTTTCCTGTGAATCCATTCATGTTCCTGACGCTGTGATTTCTCTTGCTGTTAAGGGTAAAGACAACGACGCTCACCTGAAAATGAGCAAGGCTCTTGGACGGTTTATGCGTGAAGATCCAACATTCCGTGTCAAATTTGATGAAGAATCCAGTGAGACTCACATTTATGGAATGGGCGAACTCCATCTGGAAATCTACATTGAGCGAATGAAACGCGAATATGGCGTGGATGTGATTGTCGGTGCTCCACAGGTGAACTATCGTGAAGCTATCACGCGGCCAGCCGATTTCGACTATCTGCATAAAAAACAGAGCGGTGGTTCAGGTCAGTTCGCTGGAGTATCTGGCTCCATTGAACCTTTGCCGTTAGACCATGAAACCGGATTTGAGTTTGTTAACGCGATTTTCGGTGGATCCATTCCGGGAGAGCATATTGGTGCCTGCGAAAAAGGATTCCGTGATGTCATGGACAAAGGTCCCTTAGCGGCATTTCCAGTGGTTGGTATCAAGGTGACTCTGAAAGATGGTAAATACCATGATGTAGATTCCAGTGATCTGGCATATCAATTAGCGTCAAGGGGCGGTATGAAACAAGCGATCGCAAAAGCTGGCGCTGTTCTGCTTGAACCCATCATGAAAGTTGAAGTCGAAACACCCTCTGAATATCAGGGGAACATTATTGGTGACCTCAGTTCACGTCGTGGTGTTATTTATGGAACCGATATTAAAGATGATGACACCGTGATCACGGCAGGTGTTCCATTGGCAGAGATGTTTGGTTATGCGACCCAGCTTCGCTCAATGAGTGCTGGAAAATCCAATTATTCCATGGAATTTGAAAAGTATGCGATCACACCTTCATTTATCCAGGAAAAAATCATTAAAGCCCGTCTTGAAAAATTGAAAGAAGACGAGTGA
- a CDS encoding fumarate hydratase, whose product MRPFYYQEPLPMEKDATEYKQISTDHVSIIQAGNRIVLQIQPEGLSLLAEKAMYDVSHLLRSAHLKKLETIINDPEASDNDVFVATSLLENAIIAAEMVFPSCQDTGTAIVMGKKGEQVWTGGNDADALSHGIYKTYQEDNLRFSQVAPQNMFDEKNTGTNLPAQIDLYATQGMEYHFLFMAKGGGSANKTYLYQETKALLNPASLEKFVMEKLKTLGTAACPPYHLAFVIGGTSAETTLKTLKLATTGYLDKLPTTGNEHGRAFRDLEWEEKIFKITQKMGIGAQFGGKYFCHDVRVIRLPRHGASCPVAMGVSCSADRNIKAKITREGLFIEKLETNPAQFLPVASKTRAEQKVVTINLDEGMDAVRKILSQHPIKTRVMLNGKIVVARDIAHAKLKELLDQGKGLPEYLKQHIIYYAGPAKTPEGYASGSFGPTTAQRMDPYVPIFQKEGASLVMLAKGNRTAVVREACKQYGGFYLGSIGGPAAVLGKNCITDIKILEFEELGMEAIFQITVKDFPAFIITDDKGNDFFSA is encoded by the coding sequence ATGCGCCCGTTTTATTATCAGGAACCATTACCAATGGAAAAAGACGCTACCGAATACAAGCAGATCAGTACCGATCATGTTTCCATCATTCAGGCAGGAAACCGTATAGTTTTGCAGATCCAGCCTGAAGGCTTGAGCCTGCTGGCGGAAAAAGCAATGTATGATGTTTCTCATCTGCTGCGTTCTGCCCACCTGAAGAAACTTGAAACAATCATCAACGATCCTGAAGCATCGGATAATGATGTATTTGTGGCAACTTCCCTGCTCGAAAATGCCATCATTGCCGCGGAAATGGTATTTCCAAGTTGCCAGGATACCGGAACGGCAATTGTCATGGGGAAAAAAGGTGAACAGGTCTGGACAGGCGGTAACGATGCCGATGCGCTCAGTCATGGTATCTATAAGACTTATCAAGAAGATAATCTGCGTTTTTCCCAAGTCGCTCCACAAAACATGTTTGATGAAAAAAATACAGGAACCAATCTTCCTGCCCAAATTGACCTGTATGCGACCCAAGGTATGGAATATCATTTTCTGTTCATGGCCAAGGGTGGGGGTTCCGCCAATAAAACCTATCTGTATCAGGAAACCAAGGCATTGCTAAATCCAGCATCACTGGAAAAATTTGTGATGGAAAAACTCAAAACGTTGGGAACCGCCGCTTGCCCCCCCTATCATCTGGCATTTGTGATTGGAGGAACTTCCGCTGAAACTACCCTTAAAACCCTGAAACTCGCCACAACAGGATATCTGGACAAACTGCCAACTACGGGCAATGAACATGGTCGTGCTTTCCGGGATCTGGAGTGGGAAGAAAAGATTTTTAAAATTACCCAGAAAATGGGAATTGGCGCGCAATTCGGCGGAAAATATTTCTGTCATGACGTAAGGGTTATACGACTGCCACGCCATGGAGCTTCATGTCCCGTCGCAATGGGAGTGAGTTGTAGCGCTGATCGTAATATCAAAGCAAAAATCACACGGGAGGGCTTGTTCATTGAAAAACTGGAAACGAATCCCGCACAGTTTCTCCCTGTTGCCTCCAAAACCAGAGCCGAACAGAAAGTAGTCACCATCAATCTGGATGAAGGCATGGACGCTGTCCGCAAAATTCTGAGCCAGCATCCAATCAAAACAAGAGTCATGCTGAATGGCAAAATCGTGGTCGCACGAGACATTGCCCATGCCAAACTGAAGGAACTTTTGGATCAGGGCAAAGGACTCCCTGAGTATCTGAAACAGCACATCATTTACTACGCAGGTCCCGCCAAAACGCCCGAAGGCTATGCTTCCGGTTCGTTCGGCCCTACCACCGCACAACGAATGGACCCCTACGTGCCTATTTTCCAGAAAGAAGGCGCGTCTTTGGTCATGCTGGCAAAAGGCAACCGAACTGCCGTAGTTCGTGAAGCATGTAAACAATATGGAGGCTTTTATTTGGGTTCTATTGGTGGTCCAGCCGCAGTTTTAGGCAAAAACTGTATCACGGATATCAAGATCCTGGAATTCGAAGAACTTGGTATGGAAGCGATATTCCAGATCACGGTGAAAGACTTCCCTGCGTTTATCATCACCGATGACAAGGGAAATGACTTTTTTTCCGCTTGA